From the genome of Psychroserpens ponticola, one region includes:
- a CDS encoding sigma-70 family RNA polymerase sigma factor: MTTTKDIWNLYADDIKHFILSKVKDVTVADDLLQETFIKVHTKHNTLKDINKLKSWLFSIARYTVMDYFRQRDLVYEMTDEDFVFEDLKLEHSEIDCLRGIIKNLPKKYRDPLFLSDVKGMKQAQISEQLHLPLPTVKSQIQRGRKLIAQGFIDCCDFKVNDNGFLVGELKEKADCKVCTST, from the coding sequence ATGACGACAACAAAAGACATTTGGAACCTATACGCTGATGATATCAAACACTTTATTTTGAGTAAAGTTAAAGATGTAACAGTAGCTGATGATTTATTGCAAGAAACATTTATAAAAGTTCATACCAAACATAATACTCTTAAAGATATTAATAAGCTGAAATCTTGGTTGTTTTCTATAGCTAGATATACGGTTATGGATTATTTTAGACAACGCGATCTTGTTTATGAAATGACTGATGAGGATTTTGTTTTTGAAGATCTAAAACTAGAGCACTCTGAAATTGATTGTTTGCGAGGTATTATTAAAAATTTACCAAAAAAATATAGAGATCCATTGTTTTTGAGTGATGTAAAAGGAATGAAGCAAGCTCAAATATCAGAACAATTGCATTTGCCGTTGCCAACAGTGAAATCTCAAATACAACGCGGAAGAAAACTCATCGCTCAAGGTTTTATTGATTGTTGTGATTTTAAAGTCAATGATAATGGTTTTTTGGTTGGAGAACTTAAAGAAAAGGCAGATTGCAAAGTTTGCACATCTACTTAA
- a CDS encoding Lrp/AsnC family transcriptional regulator codes for MDIDSLNWKILKCLQTNARESNAEIGRQVGISSPAVSERIKKMEDAGIIQSYNTLVSPFEVGYQLKALITLRAFMGMLKPFLEKVKTYNEVINCYRITGNENIVMEVVLKNQKHLESFIDQLIVYGETKTQIVLSHVIKHNEVKPLK; via the coding sequence ATGGATATTGATAGCCTAAATTGGAAGATTTTGAAATGCTTACAAACTAACGCTCGAGAGTCTAATGCTGAAATTGGTCGTCAAGTTGGTATTAGTTCGCCTGCAGTTTCAGAGCGAATTAAAAAAATGGAGGATGCTGGAATTATTCAGAGTTATAATACTTTAGTAAGTCCGTTTGAAGTTGGTTATCAATTAAAAGCATTAATTACTTTACGTGCTTTTATGGGCATGTTGAAACCCTTTTTAGAAAAAGTGAAAACCTATAATGAAGTAATTAATTGTTATCGTATAACTGGTAATGAAAATATTGTAATGGAAGTCGTTTTAAAAAACCAAAAACACTTAGAATCTTTTATTGATCAACTAATTGTTTATGGTGAAACAAAAACACAAATTGTATTATCACACGTTATAAAACATAATGAGGTTAAACCTTTGAAATAA
- a CDS encoding DJ-1/PfpI family protein has protein sequence MKNILLIFSIVIFISCNTSEDKNKNSNNELLKQAQQKEKEFPKLEPNRYNVAFLIMDGVFNTELTAPFDIFQHTIFRDSIKPMNVFTVANTDEPIVTFEGMRIIPDFNYLKDNLPKIDILVVPSAEHHLDTDLEDEAMIKFVRKIDAQAQFITSHCDGAFVLAQAGLLDNSVSTTFPGDIDTMRERFPNLDIRKDVLFVHDGKYITSAGGAKSFEAALYLCEFLYGKDIAESLAGGLVIDWNLETIPHTIIER, from the coding sequence ATGAAAAACATACTCTTAATATTTAGCATAGTAATCTTTATAAGTTGTAATACGTCCGAAGATAAAAACAAGAACTCAAATAATGAGCTACTGAAACAAGCTCAGCAGAAGGAAAAAGAATTTCCAAAGCTTGAACCCAACAGATACAATGTAGCTTTTCTTATTATGGATGGTGTTTTTAATACTGAATTAACGGCACCTTTTGATATCTTTCAGCACACTATTTTTAGAGATAGCATTAAACCTATGAATGTTTTTACTGTTGCTAATACTGATGAACCTATTGTTACATTTGAAGGCATGCGAATCATTCCCGATTTCAATTATCTGAAAGACAACTTACCAAAAATTGATATTCTCGTTGTGCCAAGTGCCGAACATCATTTGGATACAGATTTAGAAGATGAAGCAATGATAAAATTTGTAAGAAAAATTGATGCACAAGCTCAGTTTATAACATCTCATTGTGATGGTGCTTTTGTTTTAGCGCAAGCTGGATTGCTTGATAATTCAGTATCGACAACGTTTCCAGGTGATATTGATACCATGCGAGAGCGTTTTCCTAATCTAGATATTAGAAAAGATGTGTTATTTGTTCACGACGGAAAATACATAACCTCAGCAGGAGGTGCAAAATCTTTTGAAGCAGCTTTGTATTTATGCGAATTTCTCTACGGCAAAGATATCGCAGAAAGTTTAGCTGGTGGCTTAGTGATTGATTGGAACTTAGAAACTATTCCGCATACTATAATTGAAAGATAA
- a CDS encoding VOC family protein, which translates to MNLNQITIPSLDVEKATEFYKTFGLKLIVDALPRYVRFECPDGNATFSIHKVDEVPKGNGISIYFEDDNLDELVDQLQQKGIIFTSEAEDKDWLWREAHLNDLDGNHIILFNAGKNRTNPPWRIK; encoded by the coding sequence ATGAATTTAAACCAAATCACCATACCATCATTAGATGTTGAAAAAGCGACCGAGTTTTATAAAACGTTCGGACTGAAACTCATCGTAGATGCATTACCTAGATATGTTAGGTTTGAATGTCCTGACGGAAATGCTACGTTCTCAATTCATAAGGTAGATGAAGTACCAAAAGGAAATGGAATTAGTATTTACTTTGAAGATGATAATCTTGATGAACTAGTGGATCAACTTCAGCAAAAAGGAATTATATTTACTTCAGAAGCTGAAGATAAAGACTGGTTGTGGCGAGAAGCACATTTAAACGATTTAGATGGCAACCATATCATTTTATTCAATGCTGGAAAAAACAGAACAAATCCGCCTTGGCGAATCAAATAA
- a CDS encoding MDR family MFS transporter, giving the protein MKKLYINYIESFQGLSKEIWYLALITLINRAGTMVIPFLSLYFKNSLDFNNDDVGWIFVFFGLGSVIGGWLGGKLTDKIGFYKVMILSLFITGLSFIGLQYITSFWGLCFGILFLMIVADTFRPAIYVSLKAYSKPDNQTRSLALIRLAINAGMGIGPTAAGLIIVTKGYSLLFWIDGITCLLAIVLFYYLVKEPKKKRVETNEDLDIKKDNNLVYKDFTYWIFIGICFFMGMAFFQLVVTMPLYYNEVFNLNEFEISLFWVINISIIVVFEMPFINYLEKKHISITKHILVACLLMGLSFFVIFQNFWIGILVVNMIMMTIGEMLGFPYTNKFALNRAKEGLEGSYMALFAIAFSIAHIFSPKIGLSVVENYGYQINWLITGTYGLIGVLLSIWLQKRIKKNL; this is encoded by the coding sequence ATGAAAAAACTATACATAAACTATATTGAATCATTCCAAGGTTTATCTAAAGAAATCTGGTACTTAGCTTTAATAACACTTATAAATAGAGCTGGCACTATGGTAATCCCATTTTTGTCGTTATACTTTAAAAATAGTCTCGATTTTAATAATGATGATGTAGGATGGATTTTTGTGTTCTTCGGACTTGGTTCTGTTATTGGTGGCTGGTTAGGCGGAAAGTTAACTGATAAAATAGGGTTTTATAAAGTCATGATTTTAAGTTTATTTATTACTGGGCTTAGTTTTATCGGGTTACAATACATCACGTCGTTTTGGGGATTATGTTTTGGTATATTATTTCTTATGATTGTAGCTGACACATTTCGTCCTGCCATTTATGTATCGCTTAAAGCATATAGCAAACCAGATAACCAAACACGTTCACTGGCACTAATTCGCTTGGCAATCAATGCAGGAATGGGAATTGGGCCAACAGCTGCAGGTTTAATTATTGTAACAAAAGGGTATAGTTTATTGTTTTGGATAGATGGAATAACTTGTCTTTTGGCTATCGTATTGTTTTACTATTTAGTGAAAGAACCAAAAAAGAAACGTGTTGAAACTAATGAAGACTTAGACATAAAAAAGGATAATAATCTTGTTTACAAAGACTTCACCTATTGGATTTTTATCGGCATTTGTTTCTTCATGGGAATGGCGTTTTTTCAACTCGTTGTGACCATGCCATTATATTATAATGAAGTTTTTAACTTAAATGAATTTGAAATTAGTTTGTTCTGGGTTATAAACATAAGCATTATCGTTGTTTTTGAAATGCCTTTTATAAATTACTTGGAAAAAAAACATATTTCTATAACCAAACATATTCTTGTCGCTTGTTTACTTATGGGATTGAGTTTCTTTGTAATATTTCAGAATTTTTGGATAGGTATTCTTGTCGTAAATATGATTATGATGACTATTGGTGAAATGCTAGGTTTTCCATACACTAATAAATTTGCACTTAATAGAGCAAAAGAAGGGCTTGAAGGGAGTTATATGGCTTTATTCGCCATTGCTTTTTCAATAGCACATATTTTCAGTCCAAAAATTGGACTAAGTGTTGTAGAGAATTATGGCTACCAAATTAATTGGTTAATTACTGGTACTTATGGCTTAATAGGAGTTTTATTATCCATATGGTTGCAAAAACGTATTAAAAAGAATTTATAA
- a CDS encoding DUF1684 domain-containing protein, with product MKPFLILIVLVSTFSCAQEKKPILGETEFQRELNSEYKDATSSPLKDKDRKHFKGLDFFKFDSSYVVTARLKLTPDTEWFDMKTTTSRVSPERIYGILTFELQGQTYTLNLYQGKDVMKREGLEDYLFLPFIDDTNGEESYGGGRYIDLRIPEDDTIEIDFNKAYNPYCAYNDKYSCPIVPRVNYLALSVRAGVKAFEKQE from the coding sequence ATGAAGCCATTTTTAATATTGATTGTATTGGTAAGTACATTTAGTTGTGCACAAGAAAAGAAACCTATTTTGGGTGAGACTGAATTTCAACGAGAGCTCAATTCAGAATATAAAGACGCAACAAGTTCTCCATTAAAAGACAAAGACAGAAAGCATTTTAAAGGTCTAGATTTCTTTAAATTTGATTCTTCATATGTTGTGACAGCACGTTTAAAGTTAACACCAGATACAGAATGGTTTGATATGAAAACAACGACTAGTCGTGTGTCTCCTGAACGTATTTATGGAATTTTGACCTTTGAACTGCAAGGACAAACTTATACATTAAACCTTTATCAAGGTAAAGATGTTATGAAAAGGGAAGGACTAGAAGATTATTTATTTCTTCCGTTTATTGATGATACTAATGGCGAAGAAAGTTATGGAGGTGGACGTTATATTGATTTGAGAATCCCAGAAGATGACACCATTGAGATAGATTTCAACAAAGCTTATAATCCTTATTGCGCATATAACGATAAGTATTCTTGTCCGATTGTACCAAGAGTCAATTATTTAGCTTTAAGTGTTAGAGCAGGAGTGAAGGCATTTGAAAAACAGGAATGA
- the crcB gene encoding fluoride efflux transporter CrcB, with product MKQLILVFIGGGLGSVLRFIIGKYLNNAENGIPYGTFAANIIGSLLIGIILGMAAKNNTLTSNQTLLLATGFCGGFTTFSTFAYENHIFLRSGDFTSFAIYTIASFIVGFLAVFFGMYLVK from the coding sequence ATCAAACAATTAATACTCGTTTTTATTGGTGGAGGTTTGGGAAGTGTACTTCGTTTCATTATTGGAAAATATCTAAACAATGCTGAAAACGGCATTCCATACGGCACATTTGCTGCTAATATTATTGGTAGTCTTTTAATAGGAATCATTTTAGGTATGGCTGCAAAAAACAACACCTTAACTTCTAATCAAACCCTATTGCTTGCTACTGGCTTCTGTGGTGGTTTCACGACATTTTCAACCTTTGCTTATGAGAATCACATCTTTTTAAGATCAGGAGATTTTACCTCATTTGCTATTTACACCATTGCTAGTTTTATTGTAGGGTTCTTAGCAGTTTTCTTCGGAATGTATTTGGTAAAATAA
- a CDS encoding SRPBCC family protein yields the protein MKAFKYILFLILILIIGLAIYIAVQPNSFEVKRTRTIQAPVAVVYNNIIDFKNWEAWSSWVEEKPETIITLSDTTNGIGGSYSWKDKDGVGTMKTIDTKRNTSITQEMQFGDFPKSDITWKLESNNDGSTEINWTISGKDLPFGFKMFSTFMGGMEKQIGPHFERGLEKLDSILVADMKKYSINIEGVTQHSGGFYLYNTTSCKMSNFKEKMQEMLPKVGAYALTNNISMAGKPFVMYHKWDTENDAVMFSCCIPTTSKIMANEADIITGQLEPFKTVKTVLKGDYANLQEAWDKTMAYIPAHSLEFTEAGPMLEVYLTDPMATPNPADWITEIYIAIK from the coding sequence ATGAAAGCGTTTAAATACATTTTATTTTTAATCCTAATTCTCATCATAGGTTTGGCTATTTACATTGCAGTTCAGCCAAACTCTTTTGAAGTCAAACGCACAAGAACGATTCAAGCTCCAGTAGCTGTTGTTTATAACAATATTATTGATTTCAAAAACTGGGAAGCATGGTCATCTTGGGTTGAGGAAAAACCAGAAACCATTATTACGTTATCTGATACAACTAATGGTATTGGAGGTTCCTATTCTTGGAAAGATAAAGATGGTGTTGGTACAATGAAAACTATTGACACAAAACGTAACACATCTATTACACAAGAAATGCAATTTGGAGATTTCCCTAAATCTGATATTACTTGGAAACTAGAATCTAACAATGATGGCTCAACAGAAATCAATTGGACTATTTCAGGCAAAGATTTGCCATTTGGATTTAAGATGTTTTCAACTTTTATGGGAGGAATGGAAAAACAAATCGGTCCACATTTTGAACGAGGATTAGAAAAACTAGATAGTATTCTAGTTGCAGACATGAAAAAATATAGCATCAATATTGAAGGCGTAACACAACATAGTGGTGGATTTTATTTGTACAACACAACGTCATGTAAGATGTCAAATTTTAAAGAAAAAATGCAAGAGATGTTACCTAAGGTTGGTGCTTATGCATTAACAAACAATATCTCTATGGCTGGAAAACCGTTTGTAATGTACCACAAATGGGATACTGAAAATGATGCTGTTATGTTTTCTTGTTGTATACCTACAACTTCAAAAATAATGGCAAACGAAGCTGATATAATTACTGGTCAGCTTGAGCCCTTTAAAACTGTAAAAACGGTTCTTAAAGGAGATTATGCCAATCTACAAGAAGCTTGGGATAAAACAATGGCTTATATTCCAGCGCATAGTTTAGAGTTTACTGAAGCAGGACCAATGCTAGAAGTTTATCTTACTGATCCTATGGCAACACCTAATCCAGCAGATTGGATTACTGAAATCTATATTGCTATTAAATAA
- a CDS encoding T9SS type A sorting domain-containing protein translates to MKTYSLFLLALLISFTSLCQVPINDTIENAIEITETSFIDDNLRLDLASEASGFSSGICGSNGYKSIYYKFTTSFTGDVSAIIKNQDGSDIPNSNSLVLFYSAPNLNVTSESELIENISGCVSSSFRNAYVETGQSYYLVISRSETNAVSRVEINIEEVIPPINGSLLNATEITTSIFSDENLRIDYAEESPGGQIGCSTPDTKGLYYKFTAASDTRLITTLYNDNGPSGSLSDLSFVMIYEAPNLNVTSESELTLASSLSCSTQNYVDYDITSGQSYYILIHRPDEFEESVFTFDLEPPNSEKQALIDLFNATEGPYWTSNINWLSVYDPVSSWQGVTVENGHVVSLQLGSKNLTGEIPNSILNLTFLESLSMSNNHLSGTIPDFSSITSLEFINLRQNDFSFADFEPNFIANTASNVFNYYPQNSFNDLIEIDNPVYGDDYTLTAITQGTNLSYQWIKEVMGLNNIEIEEISGATNSEYTITNFQEEDLLTYSCIVTSSVIPELILERKKIKFRTPVSQTEREALIAIYNATNGDFWTNNEDWNWTTSAHVDNWTGVETLGNKVVSLNLTFQNLNGQLPDEIGDLIYLKELSISFNYSLTGPIPITIGNLTELSWLRIQANSLTGEIPAVIGALSNLKYLNLSENQLTGSIPSNLDNLNQLITLSLRVNQLEGEIPTSLGSLSELNYLRLDNNNLSGTIPSELDNLTSPLSFDVYSNNLSGPLPEWTSFDNPEYVSIDLRNNYYTFSDLEPLVNNGITYGSLQYSPQNTLDDEEEITSPPGVDISLDVNNTDINRDSQAPSPNNVYQWHKDNVAISGANANTYTIVNAQESDSGVYHCEITNPLVPDLTVVRADINVTVDSNLNTEDFENESFKIFPNPASNWLSIKTNSGTNALAQVFDIDGKLLFEKQLTSEVTAIAVDQLASGVYLIHINIDGKTATKRFIKQ, encoded by the coding sequence ATGAAAACATATTCACTTTTTCTGCTAGCCCTTTTGATATCTTTCACTTCTTTATGTCAAGTTCCAATAAATGATACTATTGAGAATGCCATAGAAATTACTGAAACTTCATTTATAGATGACAATCTTCGTCTTGATTTAGCTTCGGAAGCTTCAGGATTTTCTAGCGGTATTTGTGGTTCTAATGGATATAAATCTATTTATTACAAATTCACCACTTCATTTACTGGTGATGTTTCCGCAATTATAAAAAATCAAGATGGCTCGGATATTCCAAATAGTAATAGCTTAGTTTTGTTTTATTCTGCTCCTAACCTCAATGTTACATCTGAGTCAGAGTTGATTGAAAATATATCTGGATGTGTTTCTAGTTCATTTAGAAATGCTTACGTAGAAACTGGTCAATCATATTATCTAGTAATAAGTAGATCAGAAACTAATGCAGTGTCAAGAGTCGAAATAAACATAGAAGAAGTTATACCTCCAATTAATGGTTCATTATTAAATGCTACAGAAATTACTACTTCAATTTTTTCGGATGAAAATTTAAGAATAGATTATGCAGAAGAAAGTCCTGGTGGACAAATTGGATGCAGTACTCCTGACACAAAAGGTCTCTATTATAAATTTACTGCAGCATCAGATACAAGACTTATTACAACTCTTTACAATGACAATGGTCCATCAGGTAGTCTTTCTGACTTATCTTTTGTCATGATTTATGAAGCTCCCAATCTAAACGTTACATCGGAATCAGAATTAACTCTAGCATCAAGTTTATCTTGTTCAACTCAAAATTATGTAGATTATGATATCACTAGTGGACAGTCTTATTATATACTAATTCATAGACCTGATGAATTTGAGGAATCTGTATTTACATTTGATTTAGAACCACCAAATAGTGAAAAACAAGCATTAATTGATTTATTCAATGCAACCGAAGGTCCTTATTGGACTTCAAATATAAATTGGCTTTCAGTATATGATCCTGTTAGTTCTTGGCAAGGTGTTACAGTTGAAAATGGACATGTAGTTTCATTACAGTTAGGCAGTAAAAATCTTACAGGTGAAATTCCAAATTCCATACTTAACTTAACTTTTTTAGAATCGCTTAGTATGTCTAATAATCATTTAAGCGGAACTATCCCTGACTTTTCAAGTATAACAAGTCTTGAGTTTATTAACCTACGACAAAATGACTTTTCTTTTGCTGATTTTGAGCCTAATTTTATTGCAAATACTGCATCAAACGTGTTTAATTACTATCCGCAAAATTCATTTAATGATTTGATAGAAATTGATAATCCTGTCTATGGTGATGATTACACTTTAACCGCTATAACGCAAGGCACTAATTTAAGTTATCAATGGATTAAAGAAGTAATGGGTCTTAATAATATAGAAATTGAAGAAATTTCAGGAGCTACAAACTCCGAATATACAATTACTAATTTCCAAGAAGAGGATTTGTTAACCTATTCTTGTATTGTAACAAGCTCTGTTATCCCTGAATTAATTCTGGAACGTAAAAAAATAAAATTCAGAACTCCTGTATCTCAAACTGAAAGAGAAGCACTAATTGCCATTTACAATGCTACAAATGGTGATTTCTGGACAAATAATGAGGATTGGAATTGGACAACATCTGCGCATGTTGACAATTGGACTGGTGTTGAAACTCTAGGAAATAAAGTTGTGTCTTTAAATCTGACTTTTCAAAATCTTAATGGACAATTACCTGATGAAATAGGTGATTTAATCTACCTAAAAGAATTAAGTATCAGTTTCAATTATTCATTAACTGGACCAATACCAATAACTATTGGTAATCTAACAGAGTTAAGCTGGTTAAGAATACAAGCTAATAGTCTTACTGGAGAAATACCTGCAGTAATTGGTGCTTTATCAAATTTAAAATATCTAAATCTTAGCGAAAATCAATTGACTGGCAGTATACCTTCAAACTTAGACAACTTAAATCAACTGATTACTTTGTCTTTACGAGTTAATCAGCTAGAAGGTGAAATTCCAACTAGTTTAGGGAGCTTAAGTGAGTTAAACTATTTAAGATTAGACAACAATAACCTTAGTGGTACAATTCCTTCTGAATTAGACAATTTAACATCTCCTTTGTCTTTTGATGTATACAGTAATAATTTATCAGGACCACTTCCAGAATGGACATCATTTGACAATCCAGAATATGTTAGCATCGATTTGAGAAATAATTACTATACTTTCAGTGATCTAGAACCATTAGTAAATAATGGTATTACCTATGGTTCATTACAATACTCGCCTCAAAACACACTAGACGATGAAGAAGAAATCACATCACCTCCTGGAGTAGATATCTCTCTAGATGTAAATAACACAGATATCAATAGAGATTCTCAAGCCCCTTCACCAAATAATGTATACCAATGGCATAAAGACAATGTAGCCATTAGTGGTGCTAATGCAAACACGTACACCATTGTAAACGCTCAAGAATCTGATAGTGGAGTTTACCATTGTGAGATTACTAATCCTTTAGTTCCAGATCTCACTGTCGTTAGAGCAGATATTAATGTGACTGTAGATAGTAATTTAAACACTGAAGATTTTGAAAATGAAAGCTTCAAAATATTCCCAAATCCAGCGAGTAATTGGTTATCGATAAAAACCAACTCAGGAACTAATGCTCTAGCACAAGTATTTGATATTGATGGTAAATTACTATTTGAAAAACAATTAACTTCTGAAGTTACAGCAATTGCTGTTGATCAATTAGCTTCTGGTGTTTATCTAATTCACATCAACATAGATGGTAAAACAGCTACCAAACGATTTATTAAACAATAA
- a CDS encoding leucine-rich repeat domain-containing protein codes for MKRILLSLIALFIYTTAFSQVPINDTIENAIEITENSFVDENLRLDLASESSGGQVGCPTTDKVVYYKFTADADTKIFTKLTDDTDNPISGSGSTFINIYEAPNLNITSESELTAVTGFVCGLQSTVNIDIINGQNYYILLNRDREFARSTFTFEQDPPQIERQALIDFYNATNGPLWTSSDNWLSNNVPIKDWEYVSVEEGHVIRLSFWNKNLTGEIPNSILNLEFLNSFNCTYNNLSGIIPDFSTLSNFDDLRLNNNNYSILDFETNFVANSTIDFFGFSPQNTVDEYILIENPVVGQDYTLSMTPQEGTNINYQWVKRAANLYDPIIENVVGANSSDYIISNFQLENGSTYSCFVTSPLVPGLTIERKSIEFRVPISQSERDALIALYIATDGDNWYDTIGTGVIIENWNTSAHVDTWTGVETLGNKVVYLNLNFRNLNGQLPEEIGDLIHLNELRVSANPDLIGPIPSSLGNLTELQWLRLQNNGHSGEIPASIGNLPLLNRLYLSYNQLTGNLPSSLGNATELIQLILENNQLSGEIPASIGNLSSLNSLSLGNNILSGTIPSELSNLTSLYSFEVFNNNLSGPLPEWTSFDNPEYVSIDLRNNYYTFSDLEPLVNNGITYGSLQYSPQNTLDDEEEITSPPGVDISLDVNDTDINRDSQAPSPNNVYQWHKDNVAISGANANTYTIVNAQESDSGVYHCEITNPLVPDLTVVRADINVTVDSNLNTEDFENESFKIFPNPASNWLSIKTNSNINTNAKVFDINGKLLFEKQLTSEVTAIAVDQLASGVYLIHINIDGKTATKRFIKQ; via the coding sequence ATGAAAAGAATTTTACTTTCCCTCATTGCTTTATTTATTTATACAACAGCATTTTCTCAGGTTCCAATAAACGATACTATAGAAAATGCCATTGAAATTACAGAGAACTCCTTTGTTGATGAAAATCTTCGTTTAGATTTAGCTAGTGAAAGTTCTGGTGGACAAGTTGGATGTCCTACAACAGATAAGGTTGTTTACTATAAATTCACTGCTGATGCAGATACTAAAATTTTCACAAAACTTACTGATGATACTGATAATCCTATTTCAGGAAGTGGTAGTACTTTTATTAATATATATGAAGCTCCTAACCTCAATATTACTTCAGAAAGTGAATTAACCGCAGTTACTGGTTTTGTTTGTGGTCTACAGTCTACAGTAAATATCGACATTATAAATGGACAAAATTATTATATCTTGTTAAACAGAGATCGTGAATTTGCTAGAAGCACTTTCACTTTTGAACAAGATCCTCCACAAATTGAAAGACAAGCTTTAATTGATTTCTATAATGCTACTAATGGCCCTTTATGGACTTCTTCTGATAATTGGCTCTCTAATAATGTTCCAATTAAAGATTGGGAGTATGTATCAGTTGAAGAAGGCCATGTCATTAGATTATCTTTTTGGAATAAAAATTTAACTGGTGAGATACCAAATTCCATTTTAAATCTTGAGTTTTTAAATTCATTTAACTGCACTTATAACAATCTAAGTGGAATTATTCCTGATTTTTCAACATTATCAAACTTTGATGATTTAAGACTAAATAATAATAACTATTCGATACTTGATTTTGAAACTAATTTTGTAGCTAATTCAACAATTGATTTTTTTGGATTCTCTCCTCAAAATACAGTAGATGAATATATATTAATAGAAAACCCAGTAGTTGGTCAAGACTATACTCTTAGCATGACGCCTCAAGAAGGTACAAATATTAACTATCAATGGGTAAAAAGGGCTGCAAATTTATACGATCCAATTATTGAAAACGTTGTAGGAGCAAATAGCAGTGATTATATAATTTCAAACTTTCAATTAGAAAATGGCTCAACGTATTCTTGTTTTGTTACAAGTCCATTAGTACCTGGCTTAACAATTGAAAGAAAAAGTATCGAATTTAGAGTTCCAATTTCACAATCTGAAAGAGATGCACTTATTGCACTTTACATCGCTACAGATGGAGACAATTGGTATGATACGATAGGAACTGGTGTTATCATTGAGAACTGGAATACTTCTGCCCATGTCGACACTTGGACTGGTGTGGAGACTTTAGGTAATAAAGTGGTCTATTTGAATCTAAATTTCAGAAATCTCAATGGCCAATTACCTGAAGAAATTGGAGATTTAATTCATTTAAATGAATTGAGAGTAAGTGCTAATCCTGACTTAATTGGACCAATTCCATCATCATTAGGTAACCTTACTGAATTACAATGGCTAAGATTACAAAATAATGGTCATTCAGGAGAGATACCTGCGTCAATAGGGAATCTTCCTCTACTAAATAGACTTTACCTTAGTTACAATCAATTAACTGGAAATTTACCTTCTAGTTTAGGAAATGCTACTGAATTGATTCAATTAATTCTAGAAAACAATCAATTATCGGGTGAAATTCCAGCAAGTATTGGGAACCTAAGTAGCTTAAATAGTCTAAGTTTAGGGAACAATATTTTATCAGGTACAATTCCTTCTGAACTAAGCAATTTAACATCTCTTTATTCTTTTGAAGTATTCAATAATAATTTATCAGGACCACTTCCAGAATGGACATCATTTGACAATCCAGAATATGTTAGCATCGATTTGAGAAATAATTACTATACTTTCAGTGATCTAGAACCATTAGTAAATAATGGTATTACCTATGGTTCATTACAATACTCGCCTCAAAACACACTAGACGATGAAGAAGAAATCACATCACCTCCTGGAGTAGATATCTCTCTAGATGTAAATGACACAGATATCAATAGAGATTCTCAAGCCCCTTCACCAAATAATGTATACCAATGGCATAAAGACAATGTAGCCATTAGTGGTGCTAATGCAAACACGTACACCATTGTAAACGCTCAAGAATCTGATAGCGGAGTTTACCATTGTGAGATTACTAATCCTTTAGTTCCAGATCTCACTGTCGTTAGAGCAGATATTAATGTGACTGTAGATAGTAATTTAAACACTGAAGATTTTGAAAATGAAAGCTTCAAAATATTCCCAAATCCAGCGAGTAATTGGTTATCGATAAAAACCAACTCAAATATAAATACTAATGCAAAAGTATTTGATATTAATGGTAAATTACTGTTTGAAAAACAATTAACTTCTGAAGTTACAGCAATTGCTGTTGATCAATTAGCTTCTGGTGTTTATCTAATTCACATCAACATAGATGGTAAAACAGCTACCAAACGATTTATTAAACAATAA